The Cystobacter ferrugineus genome contains the following window.
GGGAGACGGCTGATTGGCAATCGTTGGTGGCGTCCACAGCCTTGGCGCATGAGAGCGCTGACCTATGAAGGCCCCTATCGCGTCGCGGTGCGCAACAAGCCCGATCCCAGGATCGAGCATCCGCAGGATGGCATCGTCCGCGTGACGTCCGCGGCGATCTGCGGCTCGGATCTCCACCTGCTGCATGGGCTCATGCCGGACACCCGCATCGGCTTCACCTTCGGCCACGAGTTCACGGGCATCGTCGAGGAGGTCGGCCCCGACGCCCGGGGCGTCAAGAAGGGCGACCGGGTGATGCTGCCGTTCCAGATCTTCTGTGGCGGTTGCTACTACTGCACCCAGGGCCTGACCTCGTGCTGCGACAACACCAACCCGGCGACCGACGCGGGAACCGGCATCTACGGCTACTCGCACACCATGGGCGGCTATGACGGCGGCCAGGCCGAGTACGTCCGCGTGCCCTTCATCGGAGTGGACGCCGAGAAGATTCCCGACGACGTCGAGGATCTCGACGCCCTCCCCATCACGGACGCCTTCTCCACCGGCTACCAGGGCGCGGAGATGTGTGATCTCAAGGGCGGCGAGACCGTGCTGGTGCTCGGGTGCGGCCCGGTCGGCTTGTTCGCGATGTGGTCGGCCTGGGCGATGGGCGCCGGCCGGGTCATCGCCGTGGACCATGTCGACTACCGCCTCGAGTTCGCGAGGAACTGGTTCGGTGTCGAGACGCTCAATTTCAAGGATCTCGACCTCGTCACCACGGTGAAGGGCATGACGGAAGGCCGGGGCGCCGACGTGACCATCGAGGCCGTGGGCTGCGAGGCGGCGGGCTCGCCGGTGCATCGTGTGCTCGGTGTCTATGGAAAGCTGGAGGCCGGCTCACCGCAGGCGATCAACTTCGCCATCCACGCGACGCGCAAGGGTGGAACCATCTCCCTCATGGGCGGCTACGGCCCGCCGTTCGCGGGTGTCGACATCGGCACCTTCATGAACAAGGCGCAGACGATGCGCACCGGCCAGGCCAGCGTGAAGCGCTACATGCCGCACCTGCTCGAGCACGTCCGGGCCGGACGGATCAAGCCCAGCAAGGTCTTCACCCACCGGCTGCCGCTCGATCAGGCGCCCCAGGGCTACCACACGTTCGCCCAGAAGCGGGACGGCTGCATCAAGGTGGCGCTCTTCCCCCACTCGACCTTTCACTAGGAACGGAGACACCTGATGAAACCCGTACCCGAGGTGACCACTCCGGAGACGATCCAGCGGCGCTCCGGATACCAATCCATGCAGCCCGTGCTGAGACCGGATTATTGGGGCGTCGACCTCGAGCCCTCGCGCCGGCCGGGAGTCCCCATGATGCGGGACCCCCAGCCATGGCCCAACGCGCGCTTCCCACCGGAACCCCAGCGCGGCGAGTCGGCCGTCCCCATGCACGGCCGCCCCAACAAGACGATGCCGCCTGTCTTCGGCACCGCCGTGCCCCTGCACGGACTGTCCGGTGTGGTCCGCAAGCTCGCCTACCGGCTTCCGGACCACTACCCGAGCCACTGGTTGTTGATGCTGCTCGGGGACCGGGTCGACTCGTGGAGCTACCACGCACGGCGCTACCTGCCGTTCGCGCTCCCACTCGCTGCCGCCCTGATTCTCATGCGCCGGGCGCGGGACTGAGGCTCGGGACGCGCTGCCTCACTGCGACAGCGCGTCGTTCGGCTGG
Protein-coding sequences here:
- a CDS encoding zinc-dependent alcohol dehydrogenase, translated to MRALTYEGPYRVAVRNKPDPRIEHPQDGIVRVTSAAICGSDLHLLHGLMPDTRIGFTFGHEFTGIVEEVGPDARGVKKGDRVMLPFQIFCGGCYYCTQGLTSCCDNTNPATDAGTGIYGYSHTMGGYDGGQAEYVRVPFIGVDAEKIPDDVEDLDALPITDAFSTGYQGAEMCDLKGGETVLVLGCGPVGLFAMWSAWAMGAGRVIAVDHVDYRLEFARNWFGVETLNFKDLDLVTTVKGMTEGRGADVTIEAVGCEAAGSPVHRVLGVYGKLEAGSPQAINFAIHATRKGGTISLMGGYGPPFAGVDIGTFMNKAQTMRTGQASVKRYMPHLLEHVRAGRIKPSKVFTHRLPLDQAPQGYHTFAQKRDGCIKVALFPHSTFH